Proteins encoded together in one Candidatus Zixiibacteriota bacterium window:
- a CDS encoding T9SS type A sorting domain-containing protein has protein sequence MRNFSYSLGISLFLAAGYFIGSADAASPGTRELRHQEQIAQPESRQSPPFVSYITAARTADFSDLLLSETVSPAAFEQRHLSLVRIGGDRMLAVWQDDRRGSAKVYAQIFDENGVAVGSNLLVLGRSDGYDLLEPKACSDGSGGFYLAYRDIMTGRIYFARYNSSLAQIISPRAVNDTITFNYAGPFDIAGFADGRLVAVWEEYSTANNIAMKIFNANGQPATLTIKVNGDSNDAHHWSPAVAIGGTSSIAVVWEDYRLGNPDIYMRLFNSVGVPSGDDFSLIELTSADSSQYLPDIAYSSVDGYAVAWLDKRADSQKVYLQRVVPGSGLTGGNRLISASSPEVSDWDISLAVNAANTLVASWAAVGTFSNIMVQRFSAGFALNGAAIVANQETSGGRWESCTGIGPTDKIFCGWSDARAHHTDLYLRAFSSAGAELFSGDRLINDDAAGAPSTEPEIALLNNSQGAIAFTDQRSDEGDIFLQLVNSNGSIAGGNLKVNTDIPPALQKEPSIAASLSRMAVVWSDGRAVGGVSGSHIFGRFGDNSGVLENSDFMISDENEPSPKISPAVALSGDSGLAVWIEKANPEDQVIGRMISAPSNTIGAPFLISDTVLDLTVTGLSAVADRDGNFVVVFLTYRPAATLVMARYSSQGNLLGKSVYTSALSNIYVTEISAAIGMTNQLIVLWQGEAADQSRHIYLSKFSTAGAVLTAPFEISVPAGANPDNIDVSADANGYVIATWTDSRSGRRAVYYQVYSAHLNARTAQNLVSNISTEYMISAAAVNRNWDGWIAWVDPRSAGKNVYLAQFNYLSTDIADTDEELLPHHFSLEQNYPNPFNSSTTIEFDLPQGGKVQLEIFNLLGMKIRTVMDRNLDAGKHQISWDGRDNDGKNVPSGLYFYRMKSDRYSSVRKMILLK, from the coding sequence ATGAGAAATTTCAGTTATTCCCTTGGCATCTCTCTCTTTCTTGCGGCCGGCTATTTTATCGGCAGCGCTGATGCCGCCTCGCCGGGAACTCGCGAATTGAGACATCAGGAGCAGATAGCGCAGCCAGAGAGCCGCCAGAGTCCTCCTTTCGTATCATACATCACCGCAGCCAGGACGGCCGACTTTTCTGACCTGCTTCTTTCCGAGACTGTCTCCCCAGCCGCTTTTGAGCAGCGGCATCTGTCGTTAGTCCGTATTGGCGGCGACCGGATGCTGGCGGTCTGGCAGGATGACCGTCGCGGCAGCGCCAAGGTGTATGCGCAGATTTTTGACGAAAACGGAGTCGCCGTCGGCAGTAATCTGCTGGTGCTTGGCAGGAGTGACGGATATGACCTGCTGGAGCCCAAAGCCTGCAGCGACGGTTCGGGCGGTTTTTATCTGGCTTATCGGGATATAATGACCGGGCGGATTTATTTTGCCCGGTACAATTCATCTTTAGCCCAGATTATTTCCCCCCGCGCGGTCAACGATACGATTACTTTCAACTATGCCGGACCATTTGACATCGCCGGCTTTGCCGATGGACGTCTGGTGGCAGTCTGGGAAGAGTACAGTACCGCCAATAATATTGCGATGAAGATTTTCAACGCCAACGGCCAACCGGCAACTCTGACCATTAAGGTCAATGGCGACAGCAATGATGCCCATCACTGGTCACCGGCGGTCGCTATCGGCGGAACCAGCAGTATCGCTGTTGTCTGGGAGGATTACCGTCTGGGGAACCCGGATATATATATGCGGCTTTTCAATTCGGTAGGGGTTCCCAGCGGGGATGATTTCAGCCTTATAGAACTAACCTCGGCAGATTCGTCTCAATATCTGCCGGATATTGCATACTCATCGGTTGATGGGTATGCTGTTGCCTGGCTGGACAAGAGGGCTGATTCGCAGAAAGTTTATCTTCAGCGAGTGGTGCCGGGAAGCGGTTTGACCGGCGGCAATCGGCTGATTTCGGCCAGTTCGCCTGAGGTCAGCGACTGGGATATATCGCTGGCGGTCAATGCCGCCAATACTCTGGTGGCGTCCTGGGCGGCGGTCGGCACGTTCTCAAATATAATGGTACAGAGATTCTCGGCCGGTTTCGCATTGAACGGCGCCGCAATTGTCGCTAATCAGGAGACAAGTGGCGGTCGCTGGGAAAGCTGTACAGGCATCGGACCAACCGATAAGATTTTTTGCGGCTGGAGTGATGCGCGGGCGCATCATACCGACCTCTATTTAAGAGCGTTCTCATCAGCCGGGGCAGAACTATTCAGCGGCGATAGATTGATAAATGATGATGCGGCCGGGGCGCCGTCAACGGAACCAGAGATAGCCCTTCTAAATAATTCTCAGGGGGCAATTGCTTTTACTGACCAGAGGTCTGATGAGGGGGATATTTTCCTTCAGCTGGTCAATAGTAACGGGAGCATCGCCGGCGGCAATCTGAAAGTGAATACGGATATTCCTCCGGCGCTTCAAAAAGAGCCATCCATAGCGGCATCATTGTCGCGGATGGCGGTGGTCTGGTCTGACGGTAGAGCGGTGGGGGGAGTTTCCGGCAGCCATATATTTGGCCGTTTTGGCGACAATTCTGGCGTACTGGAAAATTCCGATTTTATGATTTCAGATGAGAATGAACCATCGCCCAAGATATCGCCGGCGGTGGCACTTTCCGGCGATAGTGGACTGGCGGTATGGATTGAAAAAGCGAACCCCGAGGACCAGGTGATTGGCAGGATGATATCGGCTCCTTCCAATACTATCGGCGCTCCGTTTCTTATTTCCGATACGGTGCTCGACCTGACTGTTACAGGTCTTTCGGCTGTCGCCGACCGGGATGGGAACTTCGTTGTCGTTTTCCTTACCTATCGACCGGCAGCGACGCTGGTGATGGCGCGATATTCCTCGCAGGGTAATCTTCTCGGAAAATCAGTCTATACCAGCGCACTGTCCAATATTTATGTGACAGAAATATCGGCGGCGATTGGTATGACCAATCAATTAATAGTTCTCTGGCAGGGAGAGGCGGCCGACCAAAGCCGACATATCTATCTAAGCAAATTTTCCACCGCGGGAGCGGTTTTGACGGCGCCGTTTGAGATTTCGGTTCCGGCCGGAGCCAATCCGGATAATATTGACGTCTCCGCTGACGCCAACGGATATGTTATAGCGACGTGGACCGATTCCCGAAGCGGCCGGCGGGCGGTCTATTATCAGGTTTACAGCGCTCATCTCAACGCGCGGACGGCGCAGAACCTGGTTTCGAATATTTCCACCGAATATATGATTTCTGCCGCGGCGGTAAACCGTAACTGGGACGGCTGGATTGCCTGGGTTGACCCGCGTTCCGCAGGGAAGAACGTTTATCTGGCACAGTTCAACTACCTGTCAACCGATATTGCCGACACCGATGAAGAACTGCTGCCGCACCATTTCTCGCTGGAACAGAATTACCCCAATCCCTTCAATTCAAGCACGACAATTGAATTCGACCTGCCGCAGGGCGGCAAGGTTCAGCTTGAAATTTTTAACCTTCTGGGAATGAAAATCAGGACTGTTATGGACCGGAATCTCGATGCCGGGAAACATCAGATTTCCTGGGATGGCCGAGATAATGATGGCAAAAATGTCCCCTCCGGCTTATATTTCTATCGGATGAAATCCGACCGTTACTCGTCCGTTAGAAAAATGATTCTTCTCAAATAA